A single window of Nocardia higoensis DNA harbors:
- a CDS encoding ArsR/SmtB family transcription factor, translating to MAEHVASRQSEPAASLQHPVSPDPSRLDTATGIFQMLADPTRLHLLWLLTHGEADVTALVDACGASRTAVSQHLAKLRFTGLVDTRREGRRVIYRLRGGHVTRLVEEGLNHADHIVTGEPPHH from the coding sequence ATGGCCGAGCACGTGGCGAGCCGACAATCCGAACCCGCGGCCAGCCTCCAGCACCCGGTCTCCCCCGACCCCAGCCGCCTCGACACCGCCACCGGCATCTTCCAGATGCTCGCCGACCCCACCCGCCTGCACCTGCTCTGGCTGCTCACCCACGGCGAAGCCGATGTCACCGCGCTCGTCGATGCCTGCGGCGCGTCCCGCACGGCGGTCAGCCAGCACCTGGCGAAGCTGCGGTTCACCGGACTGGTCGACACCCGCCGGGAAGGCCGCCGGGTGATCTACCGGCTACGCGGCGGACACGTCACCCGCCTGGTCGAAGAGGGACTCAACCACGCCGACCACATCGTCACCGGCGAGCCTCCGCACCACTGA
- a CDS encoding short-chain fatty acyl-CoA regulator family protein gives MEKMYAGGRLRALREQRKLSQSGLAKMLGLSVSYVNQLENDQRPLTVPVLMRLTTTFDLEVGFFAPETDARLLADLQEVFAENPEAGPLTSGELDDLLSRAPAAARLLIHQHRRLRAADDQLDQLTAGIDGPAAAPRAAMPYEDVRDYFYDRRNHIPALDLAAEQLFDRNGFTLGGLDLQLARLLRDQHDVAVRIRSENPAKPGPKRIYDLATRTLTLARRLTAGQRAFQLATQLAFITQTDVIEELLAETASLPAESRRLLRIGLANYFAGALILPYGRFLEAAEKARYDIDLLSAQFEVGFETVCHRLSTLQRRGRRGVPFFFVRTDRAGNISKRQSATAFHFSRVGGSCPLWVVHDAFATPGRIRTQIAQMPDGRTYLWLARTTGERSPGYRAPSRDFAVGLGCDLTFADKLVYSRGLPIHDPAEAVPIGAGCRVCERGDCAQRAFPQIGRPLAADENRPAATPYAPASPVAGYRADQW, from the coding sequence ATGGAGAAGATGTATGCGGGGGGCAGGCTGCGCGCCCTGCGGGAGCAGCGCAAGCTGTCGCAGTCCGGGTTGGCAAAAATGCTCGGGTTGTCGGTGAGCTATGTCAACCAGCTCGAGAACGACCAGCGGCCGCTGACCGTCCCGGTGCTGATGCGGTTGACCACGACCTTCGACCTCGAAGTCGGCTTCTTCGCCCCGGAGACCGACGCGCGCCTGCTCGCGGACCTGCAGGAGGTCTTCGCCGAGAATCCCGAGGCGGGCCCGCTGACCAGCGGTGAACTCGACGACCTGCTGTCCCGGGCGCCCGCCGCCGCGCGGCTGCTGATCCATCAGCATCGTCGGCTGCGCGCCGCCGACGACCAACTCGACCAACTGACCGCGGGTATCGACGGACCGGCGGCGGCTCCTCGGGCGGCGATGCCCTACGAAGACGTCCGCGACTACTTCTACGACCGCCGCAACCACATCCCCGCACTCGACCTCGCCGCCGAGCAGCTCTTCGACCGCAACGGATTCACCCTCGGCGGCCTGGACCTGCAACTGGCACGGCTGTTGCGCGACCAGCACGACGTGGCGGTGCGGATCCGCTCGGAGAATCCGGCCAAGCCGGGCCCGAAACGGATCTACGACCTCGCGACCCGCACTCTCACTCTCGCCCGCCGCCTCACCGCGGGACAGCGGGCATTCCAGCTCGCGACCCAACTGGCCTTCATCACCCAGACCGACGTGATCGAGGAATTGCTCGCCGAGACCGCGAGCCTGCCCGCGGAGTCGCGCCGCCTCTTGCGTATCGGACTCGCCAACTACTTCGCCGGCGCGCTCATTCTCCCCTATGGGAGATTTCTCGAAGCCGCCGAAAAAGCGCGCTACGACATCGATCTGCTCTCCGCTCAATTCGAGGTCGGATTCGAAACGGTATGTCACCGCCTGTCAACTCTGCAGCGGCGGGGCAGGCGCGGCGTGCCGTTCTTCTTCGTTCGCACCGACCGCGCGGGAAATATCTCGAAACGCCAGTCCGCCACCGCCTTCCACTTCTCCCGCGTCGGAGGAAGCTGCCCGCTGTGGGTGGTCCACGACGCCTTCGCGACCCCGGGCCGGATCAGGACACAGATCGCGCAGATGCCCGACGGCCGCACCTACCTGTGGCTGGCACGCACGACCGGAGAACGCAGCCCGGGCTATCGCGCGCCCTCCCGCGACTTCGCCGTCGGTCTCGGCTGTGACCTGACCTTCGCCGACAAACTCGTCTACTCACGGGGCCTGCCGATCCACGACCCCGCCGAAGCGGTGCCGATCGGTGCGGGCTGCCGGGTGTGCGAGCGCGGCGACTGCGCTCAGCGCGCGTTCCCGCAGATCGGCAGGCCGCTGGCCGCCGACGAGAACCGGCCGGCTGCTACCCCTTATGCCCCTGCCTCGCCAGTGGCCGGCTACCGGGCCGATCAGTGGTGA
- a CDS encoding bifunctional 2-methylcitrate synthase/citrate synthase: protein MTDTAIPTIYKGLAGVVVDTTAVSKVVPETNSLTYRGYPVQDLAAHCSFEQVAYLLWYGELPTDAELERFQQQERASRRADRSLLSLVAKLPDNCHPMDVVRTAISYLGAEDPLEDDNSAKANRAKALRMLAVLPTIVAADHRRRRGLDPIAPHSHLGYAQNFLNMCFGEIPAPELVKAFEVSLILYAEHSFNASTFAARVVTSTLSDIYSAVTAAIGALKGPLHGGANEAVMHDMLAIGDPSQAEAWMREKLAKKEKVMGFGHRVYKNGDSRVPTMKKAFLDIAAATDGGKWVQMYEILARTMNEATGLEPNLDFPTGPAYYLLGFDIEVFTPIFVMSRITGWTAHIIEQGESNALIRPLSEYVGVPQRPVVA from the coding sequence ATGACGGATACCGCGATACCGACCATCTACAAGGGGCTGGCCGGAGTCGTCGTCGACACCACCGCCGTCTCCAAGGTGGTCCCGGAAACGAACTCGCTGACCTACCGCGGCTATCCGGTCCAGGATCTGGCGGCGCACTGCTCCTTCGAACAGGTCGCCTACCTGCTCTGGTACGGCGAACTGCCCACCGATGCCGAACTGGAACGCTTCCAACAGCAGGAACGCGCGTCCCGCCGAGCCGACCGGTCGTTGCTGTCGCTGGTCGCCAAGCTGCCCGACAACTGCCACCCGATGGATGTGGTGCGCACCGCCATCAGCTACCTGGGCGCCGAAGACCCGCTCGAGGACGACAACTCCGCGAAGGCCAACCGCGCCAAGGCATTGCGCATGCTGGCCGTGCTGCCGACCATCGTCGCCGCCGACCACCGGCGCCGCCGCGGCCTCGACCCGATCGCCCCGCATTCCCACCTCGGTTACGCGCAGAACTTCCTGAACATGTGCTTCGGGGAGATCCCCGCACCCGAACTGGTCAAGGCATTCGAAGTCTCGCTGATCCTCTACGCCGAGCACAGCTTCAACGCCTCCACCTTCGCCGCCCGCGTGGTCACCTCGACACTGTCGGACATCTACAGCGCGGTCACCGCCGCCATCGGCGCCCTCAAAGGCCCCCTGCACGGCGGTGCCAACGAAGCGGTCATGCACGACATGCTCGCCATCGGCGACCCGTCCCAGGCCGAAGCGTGGATGCGCGAGAAGCTGGCGAAGAAGGAAAAGGTCATGGGCTTCGGCCACCGGGTCTACAAGAACGGTGACTCCCGGGTGCCCACCATGAAGAAGGCCTTCCTCGACATCGCCGCCGCCACCGACGGCGGCAAGTGGGTGCAGATGTACGAGATCCTCGCGCGCACCATGAACGAGGCCACCGGCCTCGAGCCCAATCTCGACTTCCCGACCGGCCCGGCCTACTACCTGCTCGGTTTCGACATCGAGGTGTTCACCCCGATCTTCGTGATGAGCCGGATCACCGGCTGGACCGCCCACATCATCGAGCAGGGTGAATCCAACGCCCTGATCCGGCCGCTCAGCGAGTACGTCGGCGTCCCGCAACGGCCCGTCGTCGCCTGA
- the metE gene encoding 5-methyltetrahydropteroyltriglutamate--homocysteine S-methyltransferase, translating to MSKPLSPFSATVLGLPRIGPNRELKRAVEAYWAGRTDAPTLHRSAKKLRVDQLRVAQAAGLDSVPVGTFSYYDHVLDTAVLLGVLPERVSGIEDDLDRYFAAARGTDTIAPLEMTKWFDTNYHYLVPELAADTAFTLDPGKLLGELAEAQELGVPARPVVVGPVTFLKLAKTVDGSAALDRIADLVPLYRRLLSLLAEAGAVWVQIDEPILVTDLDEAELELVTSVYRELAGATDRPALLVATYFGKPGPALAALAATPVEAIGVDFVSGATVEEVASLPALASKLLVAGLVDGYNVWRTDPDRALGVLATLLGSAAAVAVSSSCSLLHVPYSLEQEPEVEPRLRSWLAFGGEKVAEIRMLATALRQGADAVATELAEARAAIADRRQDPRLHNGAVRARLESLGPDAARRAPAEQRGQAQQQRLNLPPLPTTTIGSFPQTGQIRVARAELRAGKIDAAEYERRMRAEIAAVLTLQEEIGLDVLVHGEPERNDMVQYFAEQLDGFFATANGWVQSYGTRCVRPPILYGDVTRPRPMTVAWSTYAQSLTDKSVKGILTGPVTILAWSYVRDDQPLADTARQIALAIRDETVDLQAAGIRIIQVDEPALRELLPLREADKPAYLDWAVHAFRLATSGVSDATQVHTHLCYSEFGEIIGAIAGLDADVTSIEAARSHMEVLDDLNAAGFDLGVGPGVYDIHSPRVPSVQEIIESLQRALKAVPPQRLWVNPDCGLKTRRTEEVVASLRNLVAAAAALR from the coding sequence ATGTCGAAACCTCTGAGTCCGTTCAGCGCGACGGTGCTGGGACTGCCGCGAATCGGACCGAACCGGGAACTCAAGCGGGCCGTCGAGGCCTACTGGGCGGGACGCACCGACGCGCCGACGCTGCACCGGAGCGCGAAAAAGCTGCGCGTCGACCAATTACGGGTCGCGCAGGCCGCCGGTCTGGATTCGGTCCCGGTGGGCACCTTCTCCTACTACGACCATGTGCTCGACACCGCGGTGCTGCTCGGTGTCCTGCCCGAACGGGTGTCGGGTATCGAGGACGACCTGGACCGCTACTTCGCGGCCGCGCGCGGCACCGACACCATCGCCCCGCTGGAGATGACCAAGTGGTTCGACACCAACTACCACTATCTCGTTCCCGAGCTCGCCGCCGACACCGCATTCACGCTGGATCCGGGCAAGCTGCTCGGTGAACTGGCCGAGGCGCAGGAGCTGGGCGTGCCCGCCCGGCCGGTGGTCGTCGGCCCGGTGACCTTCCTGAAGCTGGCCAAGACCGTCGACGGCAGTGCAGCGCTGGACCGGATCGCCGATCTCGTGCCGCTCTACCGCAGGTTGCTGTCCCTACTGGCCGAGGCGGGCGCGGTGTGGGTGCAGATCGACGAGCCGATCCTGGTGACCGATCTCGACGAGGCCGAACTCGAACTCGTCACCTCGGTCTACCGGGAGCTGGCCGGGGCCACCGACCGACCCGCGCTGCTGGTGGCGACCTACTTCGGCAAGCCCGGTCCCGCTCTCGCGGCGCTGGCGGCCACCCCGGTGGAGGCCATCGGGGTCGACTTCGTCTCCGGCGCCACGGTCGAGGAGGTCGCGTCGCTTCCGGCGTTGGCGAGCAAGCTGCTGGTCGCCGGCCTGGTCGACGGCTACAACGTCTGGCGCACAGATCCGGACCGGGCGCTCGGGGTGCTGGCGACGCTGCTGGGCAGCGCTGCGGCCGTCGCGGTGTCCTCGTCGTGCTCGCTGCTGCACGTGCCCTACTCGCTGGAACAGGAGCCCGAGGTGGAGCCGCGGCTGCGCTCGTGGCTGGCCTTCGGCGGGGAGAAGGTCGCCGAGATCCGCATGCTGGCCACCGCGCTGCGCCAAGGCGCCGACGCCGTCGCCACCGAACTCGCCGAGGCACGGGCCGCGATCGCCGACCGACGGCAGGACCCCCGCCTGCACAACGGCGCGGTCCGGGCGCGGCTCGAGTCCCTCGGGCCCGATGCCGCGCGGCGCGCGCCCGCCGAGCAGCGTGGGCAGGCCCAGCAGCAACGGCTGAACCTGCCCCCGTTGCCGACCACCACGATCGGTTCGTTCCCACAGACTGGGCAGATCCGTGTCGCCAGGGCCGAACTGCGTGCCGGGAAGATCGATGCCGCCGAGTACGAGCGCCGGATGCGCGCCGAGATCGCCGCGGTCCTCACCTTGCAAGAGGAGATCGGCCTGGACGTGCTCGTGCACGGTGAACCCGAACGCAACGACATGGTCCAGTACTTCGCCGAGCAGCTCGACGGCTTCTTCGCCACCGCCAACGGCTGGGTCCAGTCCTACGGCACCCGCTGCGTGCGCCCGCCGATCCTCTACGGCGATGTCACCCGTCCGCGGCCGATGACCGTCGCGTGGAGCACCTACGCGCAGTCGCTGACCGACAAGTCGGTCAAGGGGATACTCACCGGACCGGTCACCATCCTGGCCTGGTCGTATGTGCGCGACGACCAGCCCCTGGCCGACACCGCACGTCAGATCGCGCTGGCTATCAGGGACGAGACGGTGGACCTGCAGGCCGCGGGCATCAGGATCATCCAGGTCGACGAACCCGCGCTGCGCGAACTGCTGCCGTTGCGCGAGGCCGACAAGCCCGCCTATCTCGACTGGGCAGTGCACGCCTTCCGGCTGGCCACCAGCGGTGTCTCCGACGCCACCCAGGTCCACACCCACCTGTGCTACTCGGAATTCGGCGAGATCATCGGCGCCATCGCCGGACTGGACGCCGACGTGACCTCGATCGAGGCGGCGCGCTCGCATATGGAGGTGCTCGACGATCTGAACGCCGCCGGCTTCGATCTGGGAGTCGGTCCCGGCGTCTACGACATCCATTCGCCTCGCGTGCCGAGCGTCCAGGAGATCATCGAGTCGCTGCAGCGAGCCCTGAAAGCCGTCCCGCCGCAACGGTTGTGGGTCAACCCCGACTGCGGGCTCAAGACCCGCCGCACCGAGGAGGTGGTCGCCTCGCTGCGCAACCTCGTGGCCGCGGCCGCCGCGCTGCGCTGA
- the prpB gene encoding methylisocitrate lyase, whose amino-acid sequence MTGLLASTTSAADKRVAFRSGLTSGSIQRIPGAFNPLVAELIQEIGFEGVYVSGAVLSADLGLPDIGLTTLTEVAGRGHQIARVTDLPVLIDADTGFGEPMSAARTVSVLEDAGIAGCHLEDQVNPKRCGHLDGKAVVPTDEMVRRLAAAVSARRDPNFVICARTDAAGIEGIDAAVDRAKAYAEAGADLIFTEALHTPADFEKFRAAVDTPLLANMTEFGKSELLSASTLEKIGYNAVIYPVTTLRLAMYAAEAGLREIFAEGTQSGLLDRMQHRSRLYELLQYERYNEFDSEVFNFTLGRNQ is encoded by the coding sequence ATGACCGGCCTGCTCGCCTCGACCACCTCGGCCGCCGACAAACGTGTCGCCTTCCGCTCGGGCCTGACCTCGGGGAGCATCCAGCGCATCCCGGGCGCGTTCAACCCGCTGGTCGCCGAGCTCATCCAGGAGATCGGCTTCGAGGGCGTCTACGTCTCCGGCGCGGTGCTCTCGGCCGACCTCGGCCTGCCCGACATCGGGCTGACCACCCTGACCGAAGTCGCAGGCCGCGGCCACCAGATCGCGCGGGTCACCGATCTGCCGGTGCTCATCGACGCCGACACCGGATTCGGTGAGCCGATGAGCGCGGCACGGACGGTCAGCGTCCTCGAGGACGCCGGGATCGCGGGCTGCCATCTCGAGGACCAGGTCAACCCGAAGCGCTGCGGCCACCTCGACGGCAAAGCCGTGGTCCCCACCGACGAGATGGTGCGCAGGCTGGCCGCTGCCGTATCCGCGCGCCGCGACCCGAACTTCGTGATCTGCGCCCGCACCGACGCCGCGGGCATCGAGGGCATCGACGCCGCCGTCGACCGCGCGAAAGCCTACGCCGAGGCAGGCGCGGACCTGATCTTCACCGAAGCGCTGCACACCCCGGCGGACTTCGAGAAGTTCCGTGCCGCGGTCGACACGCCGTTGCTGGCCAACATGACCGAGTTCGGCAAGTCGGAACTGTTGTCGGCCTCGACCCTGGAGAAAATCGGCTACAACGCCGTCATCTACCCGGTCACCACCCTGCGCCTGGCCATGTACGCCGCGGAGGCCGGCCTGCGCGAGATCTTCGCCGAGGGCACCCAGTCCGGTCTGCTCGACCGCATGCAGCACCGGAGCCGTCTCTACGAGCTGCTGCAGTACGAGCGCTACAACGAATTCGATTCCGAGGTCTTCAATTTCACGCTGGGAAGGAATCAGTGA
- a CDS encoding FecCD family ABC transporter permease, whose amino-acid sequence MSILALMFGTAPIPWRDALGFLWAELSGGPVAAADIANYRIVVDSRLPRVLTAALVGAGLSGVGLIVQAMVRNALADPYVLGISSGASVGAAAVVLFGAFGALGVYALSTAAFAGALAATVLVYLMARTAAGLVPLRLVLTGAALGYGFSAATTVLVFLAPRGDAARSVMFWLLGSLAGVTWSAVPSVAVVCAAGSVVIVVCARRLNALSMGDEVSAALGMDAARLRLLLFVVAAAMTGCFVAVCGAIGFVGLVVPHVARLLVGADHRRLIVIAPLLGAVFLVTADLLARTLVPPQELPLGAITAAVGVPVFLLLMRRRGAMVGGR is encoded by the coding sequence ATGTCGATTCTCGCGTTGATGTTCGGTACCGCGCCCATCCCCTGGCGCGATGCCCTCGGGTTCCTGTGGGCCGAGCTCTCCGGTGGCCCCGTGGCGGCCGCCGATATCGCCAACTACCGGATCGTGGTGGATTCCCGGCTGCCGCGTGTGCTCACCGCGGCGCTGGTGGGCGCCGGGTTGAGCGGGGTCGGGCTTATCGTGCAGGCGATGGTGCGCAACGCGCTGGCCGATCCGTACGTGCTCGGCATCTCCTCAGGAGCGTCGGTGGGCGCGGCCGCGGTCGTGCTGTTCGGCGCCTTCGGCGCGCTCGGGGTCTACGCACTGTCGACGGCGGCGTTCGCGGGCGCGCTGGCCGCGACCGTGCTCGTGTACCTGATGGCGCGCACGGCCGCGGGGCTGGTGCCGTTGCGTCTGGTGCTGACCGGCGCGGCTCTCGGATACGGATTCTCCGCTGCGACAACGGTGCTGGTGTTCCTGGCGCCGCGTGGGGACGCGGCCCGGTCGGTGATGTTCTGGCTGCTCGGCAGCCTGGCTGGCGTCACATGGAGCGCGGTTCCCTCGGTGGCCGTGGTCTGCGCGGCGGGTTCGGTGGTGATCGTGGTGTGTGCGCGACGACTGAACGCGCTGTCGATGGGCGACGAGGTCAGCGCCGCGCTGGGTATGGACGCCGCCCGGCTGAGGCTGCTGCTGTTCGTGGTCGCGGCCGCGATGACCGGCTGTTTCGTGGCGGTGTGCGGGGCCATCGGTTTCGTGGGCCTGGTGGTGCCGCACGTGGCCAGGTTGCTGGTCGGCGCCGATCACCGCAGGCTGATCGTCATCGCGCCACTGCTGGGGGCGGTGTTCCTGGTGACCGCCGATCTGCTCGCCCGCACGCTGGTCCCACCGCAGGAGTTGCCGCTCGGTGCGATCACCGCGGCGGTCGGTGTGCCGGTGTTCCTGCTGTTGATGCGCAGGCGCGGCGCGATGGTGGGTGGCCGGTGA
- a CDS encoding universal stress protein, producing the protein MSVPHALDPHRSRSAAVVVGVDGSVGSERAVRWAATMAARRGRQLVLVHALDIDPAHDALTDPDGLGMRTVRERGVERLLSAAAVARRVEPGVVIDTASLDGGAAPALIGHSPTAHLLVLGATGTGGAATHLGSTLLAVTGHAEGSVVVVRDSEFTHRDDGTGPVVVGIDADQRGGLAGHRAVEAAFAEASERGCALVAVHAWSDLPFGELDEAVEDETLPETEAAAAALLGDGLAPWREKYPEVTVEQHVYRCGARHHLVMWSKTAQLLVVGARGRGGFPGLPLGSTANAMIQRAHCPVLVAHDR; encoded by the coding sequence ATGTCTGTTCCGCACGCCCTCGATCCACACCGGAGTCGATCGGCCGCTGTCGTCGTGGGTGTCGACGGCTCCGTGGGCAGCGAGCGCGCGGTGCGCTGGGCGGCGACGATGGCCGCGCGACGGGGGCGGCAGCTCGTGCTCGTGCACGCGCTCGACATCGATCCCGCGCACGACGCCTTGACCGATCCCGATGGTCTCGGCATGCGCACGGTGCGCGAACGCGGAGTCGAACGGCTGCTGAGCGCCGCCGCGGTCGCTCGTCGCGTGGAGCCCGGCGTCGTCATCGACACCGCGTCGCTCGACGGAGGCGCGGCACCCGCGCTGATCGGCCACTCCCCTACCGCCCACCTGCTCGTGCTCGGCGCGACGGGCACCGGCGGCGCCGCGACCCATCTCGGCTCCACCCTGCTCGCGGTGACCGGTCATGCCGAAGGCTCGGTCGTCGTCGTCCGCGACTCCGAGTTCACCCACCGGGACGACGGCACCGGCCCGGTGGTCGTCGGCATCGACGCCGATCAGCGCGGCGGCCTCGCCGGCCACCGCGCCGTCGAGGCGGCATTCGCCGAGGCGAGCGAACGAGGCTGCGCCCTGGTCGCCGTGCACGCATGGAGCGATCTGCCTTTCGGCGAGCTGGACGAGGCGGTCGAGGACGAAACCCTGCCCGAGACCGAGGCCGCCGCGGCGGCGCTGCTGGGCGACGGGCTGGCGCCGTGGCGCGAGAAGTACCCGGAAGTCACCGTCGAGCAACACGTCTACCGATGCGGTGCGCGTCACCACCTGGTGATGTGGTCGAAGACGGCGCAACTGCTGGTCGTCGGGGCGCGCGGTCGAGGCGGATTCCCCGGCTTGCCGCTGGGCTCCACCGCCAACGCCATGATCCAGCGCGCGCATTGCCCTGTCCTCGTGGCACACGACCGCTGA
- the prpD gene encoding 2-methylcitrate dehydratase PrpD — MKNHLVRTHRSAEHFPREEHLAWRIAEVAADPVEVTAQVEEMIVNRIIDNAAVAAASLIRRPVSNARAQALAHPYQPGATVFGVDGRFSPEWAAWANGVAVRELDFHDTFLAAEYSHPGDNIPPILAVAQHTGRTGHDLIRGLATSYEIQIDLVRSICLHEHKIDHVAHLGPSAAAGIGTLLGLDPETIYQAIGQALHTTTATRQSRKGEISSWKAYAPAFAGKMAVEAVDRALRGEGAPSPIWEGEDGVIAWLLDGPDTEYSVPLPGPGEPKLGILDTYTKEHSAEYQSQAPIDLARRMRDRIGDLDQIASIVLHTSHHTHVVIGTGSGDPQKFDPTASRETLDHSVMYIFAVALQDGTWHHERSYAPERARRPDTVELWRKISTAEDPEWTRRYHSTDPNEKAFGARAEITLKSGEVIVDELAVADAHPLGARPFAREQYITKFRTLAEGVIDPVEQDRFLEVVQRAGGLSASELSELTFTVSADVLARAPRSPKGLFR, encoded by the coding sequence GTGAAGAATCATCTCGTCCGCACCCACCGCTCGGCAGAGCACTTCCCGCGAGAGGAGCACCTGGCCTGGCGCATCGCCGAGGTCGCGGCCGACCCGGTCGAGGTCACCGCGCAGGTCGAGGAGATGATCGTCAACCGGATCATCGACAACGCGGCTGTCGCGGCGGCGTCGCTGATCCGCCGCCCGGTGTCCAACGCGCGGGCACAGGCGCTGGCGCATCCGTATCAGCCCGGCGCGACCGTGTTCGGCGTCGACGGCCGTTTCTCCCCGGAATGGGCTGCCTGGGCCAACGGCGTCGCGGTGCGGGAACTGGATTTCCACGACACCTTCCTGGCCGCCGAGTACTCCCATCCCGGTGACAACATCCCGCCGATCCTGGCGGTGGCCCAGCACACCGGCCGCACCGGCCACGACCTGATCCGCGGCCTGGCCACCAGCTACGAGATCCAAATCGACCTGGTCCGTTCGATCTGCCTGCACGAGCACAAGATCGACCACGTCGCCCACCTGGGCCCCTCGGCGGCCGCGGGCATCGGCACCCTGCTCGGCCTGGATCCTGAGACCATCTATCAGGCCATCGGCCAGGCGCTGCACACGACCACCGCCACCCGTCAGTCCCGCAAGGGCGAGATCTCCAGCTGGAAGGCCTACGCGCCCGCTTTCGCGGGCAAGATGGCCGTCGAGGCCGTCGACCGGGCGCTGCGCGGCGAGGGCGCGCCGTCACCGATCTGGGAGGGCGAGGACGGTGTGATCGCCTGGCTGCTCGACGGCCCGGACACGGAGTACTCGGTGCCGCTGCCGGGGCCGGGCGAGCCCAAGCTCGGCATCCTCGACACCTACACCAAAGAACACTCCGCCGAATACCAGTCGCAGGCCCCGATCGACCTGGCCCGCCGCATGCGGGACCGGATCGGCGATCTGGATCAGATCGCCTCGATCGTGCTGCACACCAGCCACCACACTCACGTGGTCATCGGCACCGGCTCGGGCGATCCGCAGAAGTTCGACCCGACCGCCTCGCGCGAAACCCTCGACCACTCGGTCATGTACATCTTCGCCGTCGCGCTGCAGGACGGCACCTGGCATCACGAGCGCTCCTACGCGCCCGAGCGCGCGCGGCGTCCGGACACCGTGGAGCTGTGGCGCAAGATCTCCACCGCCGAGGACCCGGAATGGACGCGCCGCTACCACTCCACCGACCCGAACGAGAAGGCCTTCGGCGCCCGCGCGGAGATCACCCTGAAGAGCGGCGAGGTCATCGTCGACGAGTTGGCGGTCGCCGACGCCCACCCGCTGGGCGCTCGTCCGTTCGCCCGCGAGCAGTACATCACCAAGTTCCGCACCCTCGCCGAGGGTGTCATCGATCCGGTCGAGCAGGACCGCTTCCTCGAGGTGGTCCAGCGTGCGGGTGGGCTGTCCGCGAGTGAGTTGTCGGAGCTCACGTTCACCGTCTCCGCGGACGTGCTCGCCCGTGCGCCCCGGTCGCCGAAGGGACTGTTCCGATGA
- a CDS encoding Acg family FMN-binding oxidoreductase produces the protein MTDQRAELTVPDQPTVFAVMARASRAPSIHNTQPWRWEFDGAELRLFRDDERRLTATDPNGRQLMISCGAMLHHARTAFAAAGWHTDVDRFPPSAHPGHLATLTFRPWPDPPPGVRARAQAIEQRRTDRLPLRSPSDLVTLVRTARKLADPHDVSLAVLDETAPERLASAAQHSTALRHYDMPYQAELRWWTGHDQSPYGVPAHALASEEEASRVPAGRVFPAGGESSRRADLEDEAALLVLSTAGDTPYWWLHTGEAMSAVLLECAAAGLSTCPLTHITEAPTTRQVVANLAGREGIPQVVIRVGVAPDTESHEPTPRRTPAEFLTMTRP, from the coding sequence ATGACCGACCAACGCGCTGAGCTCACGGTCCCCGACCAGCCGACGGTGTTCGCCGTCATGGCCCGCGCCTCGCGAGCGCCGTCGATCCACAACACCCAGCCGTGGCGGTGGGAATTCGACGGAGCCGAGCTACGCCTGTTCCGGGACGACGAGCGCCGCCTCACCGCCACCGACCCGAACGGCAGGCAGTTGATGATCAGTTGCGGAGCGATGCTGCATCACGCCCGCACCGCCTTCGCCGCCGCGGGCTGGCATACCGACGTCGACCGCTTCCCCCCCTCGGCTCATCCCGGGCACCTCGCCACCCTCACCTTCCGGCCCTGGCCCGACCCGCCTCCCGGCGTGCGGGCCCGCGCCCAGGCGATCGAACAACGCCGGACCGACCGACTCCCCTTACGCTCCCCCAGCGATCTGGTGACCCTGGTGCGCACCGCGCGCAAGCTCGCCGACCCCCACGACGTGAGCCTCGCCGTCCTCGATGAGACCGCGCCGGAGCGCCTGGCCTCCGCCGCGCAACACTCGACGGCCTTACGTCACTACGACATGCCCTACCAAGCCGAACTCCGCTGGTGGACCGGCCACGATCAATCGCCCTATGGCGTCCCCGCGCACGCCTTGGCCTCTGAGGAGGAGGCATCGCGCGTGCCCGCGGGTCGGGTCTTCCCCGCGGGAGGCGAGTCCAGCCGCCGGGCCGATCTCGAGGACGAGGCCGCCCTGCTCGTCCTGAGTACCGCGGGTGACACTCCCTACTGGTGGCTGCACACAGGCGAGGCCATGTCGGCGGTCCTGCTCGAATGCGCTGCCGCGGGCCTGTCCACCTGTCCGCTCACCCACATCACCGAAGCCCCTACGACCCGTCAGGTCGTCGCGAATCTGGCTGGGCGCGAGGGTATTCCGCAAGTGGTGATCCGCGTCGGCGTCGCCCCCGACACGGAAAGCCACGAACCGACCCCGCGCCGGACTCCGGCCGAATTCCTCACCATGACCCGCCCCTGA